A genomic region of Metopolophium dirhodum isolate CAU chromosome 1, ASM1992520v1, whole genome shotgun sequence contains the following coding sequences:
- the LOC132941318 gene encoding zinc finger protein 501-like, with the protein MLEPSNSRAVPGSQLDLVSKLGDKNYKVTSTFTDILVFTLTKHQRLHMDIDKPYQCDECGKWFSTNSNLTVHLRAHMGDKPYPCDLCEEWFLYSHIMKVHRRIHTGEKPHLCYVCGKSFTQIGTMTRHQRIHTHEKSYSCDVCGMLFTQIGSITRHRQKHTDLI; encoded by the exons ATGCTCGAACCTTCAAATTCAAGAGCAGTTCCTGGTAGCCAATTGGATCTAGTTAGCAAACTgggtgataaaaattataaagtcaCTAGTACTTTTACAGACATCTTGGTTTT TACTTTGACGAAGCACCAGCGGTTGCACATGGATATCGATAAACCGTACCAGTGTGATGAATGCGGCAAGTGGTTTAGCACTAATAGTAACCTCACGGTACACCTGCGCGCGCACATGGGTGATAAGCCGTACCCTTGCGACCTGTGTGAAGAATGGTTCCTATATAGCCATATCATGAAGGTACACCGACGGATCCATACAGGCGAAAAACCTCACTTGTGTTACGTGTGCGGCAAGTCGTTCACTCAAATCGGTACTATGACGAGACACCAGCGGATTCACACGCACGAGAAATCGTACTCGTGTGACGTGTGTGGAATGTTGTTCACTCAAATCGGTTCTATAACCAGACACCGACAGAAGCACACAGACCTGATCTGA